In one window of Duganella dendranthematis DNA:
- a CDS encoding MFS transporter, with translation MEMFDFFLFGFYANAIAAAFFPASDGVASLMLTFMTFGAGFLMRPLGAILLGAYVDRVGRRKGLIVTLALMAAGTLLIACVPGYASIGYLAPALVLVGRLLQGFSAGVELGGVSIYLSEMATPGNKGFYVSWQSASQQVAVVVAAALGFALNALMAPAEISAWGWRIPFFVGCMIVPVLFFLRRSLQETAAFQARKRRPELHEIFRSMVSNWGLVLCGMMLVSMTTVSFYLITVYTPTFGKSVLHLSSTDALVVTALIGISNFIWLPVMGALSDRIGRRPLLLGVTVLTILTAYPALHWLVQAPSFGRMLEVELWLSFLYASYNGAMVVALAEVMPEDVRTVGFSLAYSLATALFGGFTPAIATGLIAYTGDKSAPGWWMTLAAACGLFATLVLYRRQERRLLHVAGA, from the coding sequence ATGGAAATGTTCGATTTCTTCCTGTTCGGCTTTTACGCCAACGCCATCGCCGCCGCGTTTTTCCCGGCCAGCGACGGCGTGGCGTCGCTGATGCTGACCTTTATGACGTTTGGCGCCGGCTTTTTGATGCGTCCGCTCGGCGCCATCCTGCTGGGCGCCTATGTCGACCGCGTCGGCCGCCGCAAGGGGCTGATCGTGACGCTGGCGCTGATGGCCGCCGGCACGCTGTTGATCGCCTGCGTGCCCGGCTACGCCAGCATCGGCTACCTGGCGCCGGCGCTGGTGCTGGTTGGCCGGCTGCTGCAGGGCTTTTCGGCCGGCGTGGAACTGGGCGGCGTGTCGATCTACCTGTCGGAGATGGCGACGCCGGGCAACAAGGGTTTTTATGTCAGCTGGCAGTCGGCTAGCCAGCAGGTGGCGGTGGTGGTGGCGGCGGCGCTGGGCTTCGCCTTGAACGCGCTGATGGCGCCGGCCGAGATCAGCGCCTGGGGCTGGCGCATTCCGTTCTTCGTCGGCTGCATGATCGTGCCGGTGCTGTTCTTCCTGCGCCGCTCGTTGCAGGAGACGGCCGCCTTTCAGGCCCGCAAGCGGCGGCCGGAACTGCATGAAATCTTCCGCTCGATGGTCAGCAACTGGGGCCTGGTCCTGTGCGGCATGATGCTGGTGTCGATGACCACCGTGTCGTTCTACCTGATTACGGTCTACACGCCGACCTTCGGCAAGAGCGTGCTGCACCTGAGCAGCACCGACGCGCTGGTGGTGACGGCGCTGATCGGCATCTCCAACTTCATCTGGCTGCCGGTGATGGGGGCGCTGTCGGACCGCATCGGCCGCCGTCCGCTGCTGCTGGGCGTGACCGTGCTGACGATTCTGACCGCGTATCCGGCGCTGCACTGGCTGGTACAGGCGCCGAGCTTCGGCCGCATGCTGGAGGTGGAATTGTGGCTGTCCTTCCTGTACGCCAGCTACAACGGCGCCATGGTGGTGGCGCTGGCCGAGGTGATGCCGGAAGACGTGCGCACGGTCGGCTTCTCGCTGGCCTACAGCCTGGCGACGGCGCTGTTCGGCGGCTTCACGCCGGCCATCGCCACCGGCCTGATCGCCTACACCGGCGATAAAAGCGCGCCGGGATGGTGGATGACGCTGGCCGCGGCGTGCGGCCTGTTCGCCACGCTGGTGCTGTATCGCCGCCAGGAGCGCCGGCTTCTGCACGTGGCCGGCGCATAA
- a CDS encoding chemotaxis protein CheW, which translates to MWRLIESSAKMNCPAEARLLLPAMVATRTGFAHLEQALVANLVQEKVRHVLAELGTQARYAIDILVRNLFERTADVGFLATDADLCRFVAGLDDDKEAARQRLHDYRDKYTVYDEILLLDLDGRVLVQADPATSVTHSRDPLLQQSLDAKGYVETFRATDLRPGKSRALVYSHRMLHPDTGEPAGVLCLCFNFEQEMDAIFAAYRDPSQRANMLLLDAQDHVISSADPLWIPPGVRVPTNADGQPQLLMFGGREYLVRTFCSDGYQGYPGPAGWKAQLMIPVDLAFRTSGGQSLAEVDPALMQGLLSHAQAFSPSLHELMSSVTRTTRTIERIVWNGKVTSAANDQVNADGSHSGGINKLNTVLDQITETGERSDALFSHSIQDLYQTVLASSISEAELTSQLLVDMLDRNLYERANDCRWWALSAQLRRGLAQPSDAQTKAIADVLAYINSLYTVYARLFVYDRGGRIIASTGGDEIVGQYISGDTLGRVAALRSELDHYPESFGPSAFYGGDATYIYHAAIRHPEQSGTVVGGIGIVFDARPELLNMLHSGVASRANMRAYFVTPQGQILSSTDAACAPGDVLQLDTGLLAQADAGNGASISRIMQHDGQYVIAACTRSAGYREFRAVDGIEQPVIAVLLQAFGPVRHELPARAAVRIERLRDTGPDFAIFYAGRTLMALRATQIQEAVPFAKVQRTTSAGVGTTAAARMGMLDVPLAGGQKHFVWVFDLALLATGKAGTVTDNSQVMLVHSGATVIGLLVDDLHSVQQFDSADMTESPFSSGEMALAPRLIKANQGNVLIQEIDIERLMARLRG; encoded by the coding sequence ATGTGGCGACTTATCGAGTCGTCCGCCAAGATGAACTGCCCGGCCGAAGCCCGCCTGCTGCTGCCGGCCATGGTGGCCACGCGCACCGGTTTTGCGCATCTGGAACAAGCGCTGGTGGCCAATTTGGTGCAGGAGAAAGTGCGCCATGTGCTGGCCGAACTCGGCACCCAGGCACGGTATGCGATCGACATCCTGGTGCGCAACCTGTTCGAGCGCACCGCCGATGTCGGCTTCCTCGCCACCGACGCCGATTTGTGCCGCTTCGTCGCCGGCCTTGACGACGACAAGGAGGCCGCCCGCCAGCGCCTGCACGACTACCGCGACAAATACACCGTCTACGACGAAATCCTGCTGCTGGACCTGGACGGCCGCGTGCTGGTGCAAGCCGACCCGGCCACCTCGGTGACGCACAGCCGCGACCCGCTGCTGCAACAGTCGCTGGACGCCAAGGGCTATGTCGAAACCTTCCGCGCCACCGACCTGCGTCCCGGCAAATCGCGCGCGCTGGTCTACTCGCACCGCATGCTGCATCCGGACACCGGCGAACCGGCGGGCGTGCTGTGCCTGTGCTTCAATTTCGAGCAGGAGATGGACGCCATCTTCGCCGCCTACCGCGACCCGTCGCAGCGCGCCAACATGCTGCTGCTGGACGCGCAAGACCATGTGATCAGCAGCGCCGATCCGCTGTGGATACCGCCCGGCGTGCGCGTACCCACCAACGCCGACGGCCAGCCGCAACTGCTGATGTTCGGCGGCCGCGAATACCTGGTGCGCACCTTCTGCTCGGACGGCTACCAGGGCTACCCTGGCCCGGCCGGTTGGAAAGCGCAGCTCATGATCCCGGTCGATCTGGCATTCCGCACCAGCGGCGGCCAGTCGCTGGCCGAGGTCGATCCGGCGCTGATGCAAGGCCTGCTGTCGCATGCGCAGGCATTCAGCCCGTCCCTGCACGAGCTGATGAGCTCCGTCACCCGCACCACCCGCACCATCGAGCGCATCGTCTGGAATGGCAAGGTCACCAGCGCCGCCAACGACCAGGTCAACGCCGACGGCAGCCACTCGGGCGGTATCAACAAACTCAACACGGTGCTCGACCAGATCACCGAAACGGGCGAGCGCAGCGACGCGCTGTTCTCGCACTCGATTCAGGACCTGTACCAGACCGTGCTGGCCTCCAGCATCAGCGAAGCCGAACTGACGTCGCAACTGCTGGTCGATATGCTGGACCGCAACCTGTACGAACGCGCCAACGATTGCCGCTGGTGGGCCTTGTCGGCGCAGCTGCGGCGCGGGCTGGCGCAGCCGTCCGATGCGCAGACCAAGGCCATCGCCGACGTGCTGGCCTATATCAACAGCCTGTACACCGTGTACGCGCGCCTGTTCGTCTACGACCGGGGCGGCCGCATCATCGCCAGCACCGGCGGCGACGAGATTGTCGGCCAGTACATCAGCGGCGACACCCTGGGCCGCGTGGCGGCGCTGCGCAGCGAACTGGATCATTACCCGGAGAGCTTCGGCCCGTCGGCCTTCTATGGCGGCGACGCCACCTACATCTACCATGCGGCGATCCGCCATCCGGAGCAAAGCGGCACCGTGGTCGGTGGCATCGGCATCGTGTTCGACGCCAGGCCGGAGCTGCTCAACATGCTGCACAGCGGCGTCGCCAGCCGCGCCAATATGCGGGCCTACTTCGTCACGCCGCAGGGCCAGATCCTGTCCAGCACCGACGCCGCCTGCGCCCCGGGCGATGTGCTGCAACTGGATACCGGCCTCTTGGCGCAAGCCGATGCCGGCAACGGCGCCAGCATCTCGCGCATCATGCAGCACGACGGCCAGTACGTGATTGCCGCCTGCACCCGCAGCGCCGGCTACCGCGAATTCCGCGCCGTCGACGGCATCGAGCAACCGGTGATTGCGGTGCTGCTGCAAGCCTTCGGCCCGGTGCGCCACGAGCTGCCGGCGCGCGCCGCCGTGCGCATCGAGCGCCTGCGCGACACCGGTCCCGACTTCGCCATCTTCTACGCCGGCCGCACGCTGATGGCCTTGCGCGCCACGCAGATCCAGGAAGCGGTGCCGTTCGCCAAAGTGCAGCGCACCACCAGCGCCGGCGTAGGTACCACGGCTGCTGCCCGCATGGGCATGCTGGACGTGCCGCTAGCCGGCGGCCAGAAGCACTTCGTCTGGGTGTTCGACCTGGCGCTGCTGGCCACCGGCAAAGCCGGCACGGTCACCGACAACAGCCAGGTAATGCTGGTGCACAGCGGCGCGACGGTCATCGGCCTGCTGGTGGACGACCTGCACTCGGTGCAGCAATTCGACAGCGCCGACATGACCGAGTCGCCGTTCAGCAGCGGCGAGATGGCGCTGGCGCCGCGCCTGATCAAGGCCAACCAGGGCAATGTGCTGATCCAGGAGATCGACATCGAGCGGCTGATGGCGCGCCTGCGCGGCTGA
- a CDS encoding PsiF family protein: MKKLFVAGLMLSLSGAVFAAEPTAQQNKMKTCNADATGKKGDERKAFMKECLSAKPAAAEAPKLTQQEKMKKCNVDATGKKGDDRKAFMKECLSNK; the protein is encoded by the coding sequence ATGAAAAAACTATTTGTAGCCGGTCTGATGCTGTCCCTGAGCGGCGCTGTATTCGCGGCCGAGCCGACGGCGCAGCAGAACAAGATGAAAACCTGTAATGCGGACGCGACCGGCAAAAAGGGGGATGAGCGCAAAGCCTTCATGAAGGAATGCCTGAGCGCCAAGCCGGCCGCTGCCGAAGCGCCAAAGCTGACCCAGCAAGAGAAAATGAAAAAATGTAATGTCGACGCCACCGGTAAAAAAGGCGATGACCGCAAGGCTTTCATGAAGGAATGCCTGAGCAACAAGTAG